The DNA region AAGGCCGGGTCGGACTATCTGGCGACCAGCGGCAAGCTGACCTTCGCCGCCGGCGAGACCACCAAGACGGTCGCCGTCAAGGTGCTGAGCGACGACGTGACCGAGGGGATCGAGAACTTCTCCCTGAAGCTCTCCAACCCGACGCAGGCGACCATCGCCGACGGAACCGGCGTGGGCACCATCAACCCGCCGGGCACCGCCCAGGCCCTGTCGGCGGACCTGCTGGCCCACAGCCTGGCCCAGGACACGGCGACGGTGCAGTCGGTGGGCGTGCAGTCCGCGCTCGACCTGTCCTCGGTCGACTTCTCGCACATGATGACGGTGGACGCCGTGAACCTGATGCTTGAGCATCAGGCCGCGTAACGATCGCCGAAGCGGACCATGAGGAAGGGCCGGCGGAGCGATCCGCCGGCCCTTTCCGTTTTCGGGGGATGCGCCTTCAGGACGCCGATTGCAGGCGGCGGACGCGGCCCAGCAGCAGCTTGCCCAGCATCGCCCGGCCCGCCGATCCCATGCCCGGACCGAACACCGCCGCCGCCAGGAACATCAGCACCAGCAGCACCTTCTCGGCGGTGAAGGCCGGGTCGACCGCGATGCCGAACAGGTACCATCCCGCCGCGTAGGCGAAGGCCGCCGGCACCAGGATCCAGCCGATGCGCACGGCGTTCAGCGGGACCTCGTCGCGGCAGATGCGGCGGCGCACCGTCTCGGTCAGGACGATCTGGAAGACCTCGCGCCCGAGGTTGGCCAGAGCGGCGCCGAGCAGGCCCCACTGCCAGACCAACGCCAGGGCCAGGGCCGAGCCCACCGCGAGGCTGGCCGCGGAGATCCAGGGCAGCACGCCGACGCGCTTGGCCTTCAGGATCGCCACCTCCGGGTTCATCCGCACCCCGTGCAGCACATAGGCCAGCACCAGGAAGGGCATGCTGGTCAGCACCGGCGTGTAGTCGGCGGACGCGATCAGCCAGAGGATTTCCGGCGCGGTCAGCGCCAACCCCAACCCGGCCCCGGTCAGCAGGACGACGAACAGGTGGAAGACGAAATCCGCCTGGGCGTGGTCCGCGGCGCCATGCTGGGACTCCAGCCGGCTGACCGACCAGATCTGCAGGAAGGAGGCGGTCAGGAACATGAAAAGGATCTGCGACAGCCGCATCCCGAAGGCGAACAGCCCCACCGCCGCCGTGGACAGCAGGATGTTCAGCAGCCAGCGCGAGACGAAGTTGTTGGCGATGTCGAGCAGCGACTGCGGCGCGTAGGGCAGCCCCAGCGCCGCCACCCGCTTCAGGATCGGCAGGGAGAAGGAGAAGCCGGTGTCCTTCAGGATCGCCACCACCAGCAGGAGGCCGAGCGCCAGGAAGGACGCGCCGTTCGCCAGGAAGATGCCCTCCACCCCGAGGCCGAGCGCCCACAGGAACAGCAGGTTGAAGGCGAGCAGGGCGACCACCTTGGCCAGCGACACCAGCAGGCACAGGCCCGACCGCTTGCGCGCCCGGTAATAGGCCAGCGCCAGCTCGAACAGGGTGGTCAGGGCGACGCCGGCGAGCGCGATCGCCATCACCGCCGCGTGGCCGGTGTCGCCGAACATCGCCCAGCTTCCCGCCATGCCCAGCGGCCAGGCCAGCCCGACCATCGCCACCGACGTGCCGACCACCGCCAGCAGGCAGGTGCTGGCGACGCGGCGCCGGTCGCCCTCCTCCGTGTGTTCGAAATAGACGGCGGTGAAGGCGTTGTTCATGCCGATCATCAGCATGACCGCCAGCAGGTCGGCGACCACCACCACCAGCGCGTAGACGCCGAACTCGGAAGGGCTGAGAAGCCGGGTGTAGAGCGGCAGGAGCAGAAGCCCGGCAGCCCGGTTCACCACGTTGGCCAGCATGAACAGCCAACCGTGTTTCAAGATCGTCGCTGCTTCGGACGCCATCAGGAACTCCGCCTAGAACTCCGGTGGGGCGGCTCTGCCGCACCCGCGAACGCAATTCCGATGATTGGAACCGGACCGGGACGTTTCAATTTCGCGTTGGTGCCGTCGTCGTCCTCTTCGGACTTATCCCGATGGCAACCTGTGCCCCCACCCCGGCCCTCCCCCGCTGCGCAGGGGAGGGAGATGATCGCGGAGCGGCGGCGGTCCCCTCCCCTGCGAAAGCGGGGGAGGGTCAGGGAGGGGGCAATCGGCCGAACCACCCGGCAGACAACCGACCCAGCCTGCGAGGGTGCTCCACAGCGATCAACGGGGCGTTCGAGACACCGTCTCATCCGGAATCGCCCGACGGTTTCTTATGGGATACGTCCGCGCCTCCGCCTCGGCGGGACGGGCAGACCAACCCGGGGAAATCCACCGCCAGCCGGCGCCGCACCCAACCATAGGGGACCGGGAACATCCCCCGAATACCCCCAATTTGCGGGGAGGAAAGGAGTAGCCGGGGAGCGGCGGTGGCAGCGCCGCCACCGATCCGGATGATCCGGACGAAGTCACCCGCTTTCCTTAATCTCTTCAAACTCACCCAGGGGAATCCACTCTGGATGTAAGGGGTATCGCCGC from Azospirillum brasilense includes:
- a CDS encoding lipopolysaccharide biosynthesis protein, with translation MASEAATILKHGWLFMLANVVNRAAGLLLLPLYTRLLSPSEFGVYALVVVVADLLAVMLMIGMNNAFTAVYFEHTEEGDRRRVASTCLLAVVGTSVAMVGLAWPLGMAGSWAMFGDTGHAAVMAIALAGVALTTLFELALAYYRARKRSGLCLLVSLAKVVALLAFNLLFLWALGLGVEGIFLANGASFLALGLLLVVAILKDTGFSFSLPILKRVAALGLPYAPQSLLDIANNFVSRWLLNILLSTAAVGLFAFGMRLSQILFMFLTASFLQIWSVSRLESQHGAADHAQADFVFHLFVVLLTGAGLGLALTAPEILWLIASADYTPVLTSMPFLVLAYVLHGVRMNPEVAILKAKRVGVLPWISAASLAVGSALALALVWQWGLLGAALANLGREVFQIVLTETVRRRICRDEVPLNAVRIGWILVPAAFAYAAGWYLFGIAVDPAFTAEKVLLVLMFLAAAVFGPGMGSAGRAMLGKLLLGRVRRLQSAS